GGATGGTGATTCTAATTCATCCGATGATAACGAACCATCCAATAATATTTTGCACTCTATTTTAGAAGATTCTTCTGTGATTTCCTCCCCATCTCCTGTGGATCAAGTCCTCAGAAATACAGAAAAATGGTTTTACTTAAACAAAGAAAAACAGAATATCGGACCAATGTCCTTAGAAGATCTTCTTGTATTTCTCAGAGATAAAGAAAAACATACCACAGAAAACATAAACCCCGAGGATGTTTGGGTATGGAAAAAAGGAATGGAAAATTGGGAAAGGGTCAGAAATATTCCGGAACTTAACGAGGCGTTAAAAATTCTTAAGTAATTCTAAAAAAATTAACGCCTTGTTTTTATCCAATAGTAGATACGCTATCGCGGGAATTCTACCAGCTAGCTTTGATAACTCCAGGAATCTCTCCCATGGAAGCCATTTCTCTGAAACAAATTCTAGAAATAGCGAA
The Chlamydia caviae GPIC genome window above contains:
- a CDS encoding DUF4339 domain-containing protein, whose translation is MLPSMLPISFFLIYILLGFLAAYLAVKKNRNPIGWFLAGMCFGFFGIIILLILPDLSPRDGDSNSSDDNEPSNNILHSILEDSSVISSPSPVDQVLRNTEKWFYLNKEKQNIGPMSLEDLLVFLRDKEKHTTENINPEDVWVWKKGMENWERVRNIPELNEALKILK